In the genome of Asterias amurensis chromosome 16, ASM3211899v1, one region contains:
- the LOC139949160 gene encoding uncharacterized protein, translating into MKVFPMNEPSLEGIKELQIKFIDVSGVSGATIELTVLGCAEEFSTTEYVTTKSPTTKGLPTGDTLLSTTTIKGRPPPPTTTTTTKTSSTTSHQLSTTQGYCLENMDGEEGLQEGFTPTSDLITLQVENGTTYIKFESLPLEVGDNNLPSVDGILTRSASIRAISIRLVPSSSSSTPSPTGNEELVSVTINFFTKKERNDDFKPLLLEDNQEPKVITFTPVSDQPLQKFLKLGNEVIEGVVAFRVTVLEVTGVSSATLELHVLGCAEEFTTTQVTTTAVSVTTPTMTTEESTSTVAVTTPTQTTTERTTTSTTSLVSTTEGYCLQNMDSESGVETKDQTRGNLLTDESGFLTFSELPIDQSVGNSAVLERKFNSNINVRGVLITLKKITSSVTSGQAEGTTTPKTGSTSPQSVKFTFTLLAKRVDETDFKQVVIKNTITEFTLTIEGIQSEVKVFAEDEPSLQGITELQIKFIDVSGVSGATIELTVLGCAEEVSTTTQTTTSSTVSTTTPQLSTTPGNYEYAINNQAFILTAF; encoded by the exons ATGAAGGTATTTCCCATGAACGAACCATCACTAGAAGGTATAAAGGAACTCCAGATCAAGTTCATTGATGTCTCAGGTGTCAGCGGAGCAACTATTGAGTTGActgtcttgggatgtgctgaag AGTTTTCAACAACAGAATATGTGACAACCAAATCCCCTACAACTAAAg GTTTGCCAACAGGAGACACTTTGCTATCGACTACTACCATCAAGGGCCGTCCTCCTC CACCAACGACCACTACAACAACCAAGACCAGCAGCACTACAAGTCATCAGCTATCAACAACTCAAG gttactgtttggagaatatggatggtgaagaaggccttcaggaaggttttacacctacctcagatctaattactttacaagtagaaaatggaacaacttacatcaagttcgaaagcttgcctttggaggtgggagacaacaacctgcccagtgttgatggcattttaacaagatctgcctctatcagagcaatcagtattaggcttgttccatcatcatcttcctcgacaCCATCTCCGACTGGAAATGAGGAACTCGTGTCTGTGACTATAAATTTCTTCACCAAGAAGGAGAGAAACGATGACTTTAAGCCCCTGTTGCTGGAAGACAACCAAGAACCCAAG gtgatcacattcacaccagtcagtgatcaacccttgcagaagttcctaaaacttggaaatgaagtcattgaaggggttgtggcattccgtgtgactgtcctagaggtcactggtgtttcgtctgcaaccttggagctacatgtattgggctgtgcagaag aattcaccacaacccaggtaacaactacagcagtctctgtgacaacaccaacaatgacaaccgaagaatcaacaagcactgtggcagttacaacaccaactcagacaaccacagaacgaacaacaacctcaacaacatctctggtttcaaccacagagg ggtactgtcttcaaaatatggatagcgagagcggtgtagagacaaaggaccagacaagaggaaatctcttgacagatgagtcaggctttctcacattttccgagttaccaatcgatcagtctgttggcaacagtgctgttctggagagaaagttcaatagcaatatcaatgttcgtggagttcttatcactttgaagaaaatcacatcaagtgttacttctggacaagcagaaggaacgaccacaccaaagacgggatcaacgtcaccacagtcagtcaaattcactttcacattacttgcaaagagagtagacgagacagatttcaagcaagtggtgatcaaaaatacaatcacggag tttaccttgactattgagggtattcaatcggaagtgaaggtatttgcagaggacgaaccatcactacaaggtataacggaacttcagatcaagttcattgatgtctcaggtgtcagcggagcaactattgagttaactgtcttgggatgtgctgaag AAGTCTCAACAACTACGCAAACTACAACTAGCAGTACTGTTAGCACCACAACTCCtcagctatcaacaactccaggtAATTACGAATATGCGATAAATAACCAAGCCTtcattcttacagctttttga